One part of the Vicia villosa cultivar HV-30 ecotype Madison, WI linkage group LG6, Vvil1.0, whole genome shotgun sequence genome encodes these proteins:
- the LOC131609182 gene encoding B3 domain-containing protein At3g18960-like, whose amino-acid sequence MATEYPKANKPIQFFRVIVTENPSHGKLVKPCMLRIKFVKKYGQGLAKVICLKTSNGENWKINLVINHGKIWFGKGWKEFAQYYFLGHGHFLVFKYQRHSKFHVDIFDNKSTLEIDYPPIRVEAEKVSENNEDFRTSKKRKANSSFEFGSTGCAKHHTHKRSKESSQQNDEATQG is encoded by the exons ATGGCTACTGAATATCCTAAGGCGAACAAGCCAATCCAGTTTTTCAGGGTCATAGTTACTGAAAATCCTTCACATGGAAAGCTTGTAAAACCTTGT ATGTTACGAATAAAGTTTGTGAAGAAATATGGACAAGGTTTAGCAAAAGTTATTTGTCTAAAGACTTCCAATGGGGAAAATTGGAAAATAAATTTGGTGATCAATCATGGCAAAATATGGTTTGGAAAAGGTTGGAAGGAATTTGCACAGTATTATTTTCTAGGTCATGGCCATTTTCTGGTTTTTAAATATCAAAGACATTCTAAATTTCATGTAGACATCTTTGATAATAAGTCTACGCTAGAGATAGATTACCCTCCCATAAGAGTTGAAGCGGAAAAGGTTTCTGAAAATAATGAAGATTTTAGAACAAGTAAGAAGCGAAAAGCAAACTCTTCCTTTGAATTTGGAAGCACTGGTTGTGCCAAGCATCATACTCACAAAAGGAGCAAAG AGTCTTCTCAACAAAATGATGAAGCTACTCAAGGATAA
- the LOC131609181 gene encoding elongator complex protein 6-like, whose amino-acid sequence MEHKELNLLNESLDLHSNNNNLYGRFVLIEDTVDTSAAFVLHHILKRTFSSHPSSSVIFLALSNPFSHYDRILRKIGCNLAAQRDNNRFFFIDLLMLQFPDEGKSNQNGFAAVFEKIERVIKALPQDNMKFVTIMIDDISFLEVAANGSSNDVLDFLHYCYTLTSEYGCAFIALDHRDIYLNEEKPDIIIEMEHLADILVKAEPLATGLAKDVHGQLMVLHKQHGISPVKIHNFHFKIKENSIECFYPGTKI is encoded by the exons ATGGAACACAAAGAACTGAACCTTCTGAACGAATCCTTAGATCttcacagcaacaacaacaacctctACGGTCGCTTCGTCCTTATAGAAGACACTGTCGACACCAGCGCCGCTTTCGTTCTTCACCATATCCTCAAGCGCACCTTCTCTTCTCACCCTTCTTCGTCTGTCATCTTCCTCGCCCTCTCCAACCCTTTCTCCCACTACGATCGCATTCTCAGAAAAATT GGTTGCAATTTGGCTGCTCAGAGAGATAATAATAGATTCTTTTTCATTGACTTGCTTATGTTGCAGTTTCCAG ATGAAGGAAAATCCAATCAGAATGGTTTTGCTGCTGTATTTGAGAAAATTGAAAGAGTGATCAAGGCATTACCTCAAGACAACATGAAATTTGTCACTATCATGATAGATGATATCTCTTTTCTTGAAGTTGCTGCTAATGGCTCTTCAAATGATGTTTTAGACTTCCTGCATTATTGCTATACACTAACATCAGAATAT GGTTGTGCATTCATTGCACTTGACCATAGGGATATTTATTTGAATGAAGAGAAGCCAGACATTATCATAGAGATGGAGCACCTTGCTGACATTTTGGTCAAGGCTGAACCATTGGCTACTGGCTTGGCAAAAGATGTGCATGGACAG TTGATGGTGTTACATAAGCAACATGGAATTTCACCTGTTAAGAttcataattttcacttcaagatcaaggAAAATAGCATTGAGTGTTTTTATCCTGGCACAAAAATTTAG